CAACTGGCGCCACCTGCCCGTAGGCTACCATGGCCGCGCTTCTTCTATTGTGGTCTCTGGTACAGCTATTCACCGCCCCAAAGGCCAACAAAAACCCAATGAAGGAAATCCCGTTTTTGGCCCTTCTAAATTACTCGATTTTGAGCTGGAAATGGCTTTCGTTATCGGTAAAGAAAATCCCCTAGGCAAAAGAGTAAGCACCGCCCAAGCCGAGGACTATATCTTTGGCCTCCTCCTCTTTAATGACTGGTCCGCCCGAGATATCCAAAAATGGGAGTATGTGCCCCTAGGCCCCTTCTTGGCCAAAAGCTTCGCTTCTACCGTTTCGCCTTGGGTCGTTACCCTAGACGCCTTCGAAGATATGCGCGTAGAAGGACCAGAACAAGATCCAGAAGTACTTCCTTACCTCCAATATGAAGGCAAGAAAAACTATAATATTGAGCTAGAAGTTAACCTCAAAACAGCAAGCGGAGCAGAGAAAACTATCTGCCAATCTAACTTTAAGTACATGTACTGGAATATGGCCCAGCAATTGGCCCACCATACCGTAAATGGCTGTAATGTTCAAGTTGGCGACCTCTGCGCCTCCGGTACAATCTCAGGCAAAGAACCCTCTAGCTATGGCTCTATGCTCGAGCTAAGCTGGAGAGGTACCCGCCCCATCGATATGCCCGATGGCAGCCAACGCAAGTTCCTCCAAGATGGCGATGAACTCAGCCTCTCTGGCTATGGCTACAATGCCGAAGGGATCCGCATCGGCTTTGGCCCCTGCACAGGCAAAATTTTACCCGCTCTAGATTAAGCGATTGGCCCAATAGACAAGAGCGCAGTACCCAAAGGGTACTGCGCTCTTTTTTTGTCCTTTAGGGCGCTGACCATAATAAACATTAAAACAAACGCATGGCCGTAAACATAAACCCATAAGTAGGTAGGTCATTGGTCGTGCTGCCATCAAATGCACCTCCCATATAACGAGCCTCTACACCCAATTGCATTTTTTCCGTCTGCCAACGATGACCTACAGAAATAATAGGACGATAGCCCTGAGGAAAGAAAACTCCACCAACCTCAGATTCAAACCAGTTTCTAATGTTCAGAAATAAGAAGTTGTTGGCCGTCTCTTTTCGATTGCTATACTCCCAGTATAAGTTGAGGTCCGCCTCAGGCTGAAAAGGCGTTAAGTCACTGGTCGAATAAGAGTTGAATTGGGCCGTTAGCCGAGGAGAGATACTACAACCCGGCCGCCAACCCTTGGGCTTCCAAAGTCCATACAAAAAACCAATATCAGCCATGAAAACACCACCCAATAAAGAACTGACATTGGTGCCGGCATAAAAGGTCGTGTACTTAGATAATCCATGGGCCACTTGCATGTTGATAATGGGGGCCGCTTCTCCAGCTGTAGTAAATAAACAGACATCGGCCCCAAAGGCCGTTTTCTTCTTTTCTAAAGGCCGAACCACTCGGCTAGAGGTACAAGAGGTAAATAAAAAGAGGACCAAAAGGGAGAGTAGGAAAGGGAATTTCATCAGAAGGGGATTAAATTATTTAATACCCTAAAGATAAAAAAAGCTAATAGATAAGGTCTATTAGCTTTTTCTAAAATTATTCTACATGCAAAAGTAATCCTTTGAGATAACTCCCTTCTGGATGAAACATGCTCACAGGATGATCGGCCGGCTGACTCAAGCGACGCAGTACCCGCACTTGTCGACCCGCCTCAATGGCCGCAGAGGTAATCGTATTGTAAAACAGTTGCTCATCTACCACCTGAGAACAAGAGAAGGTAAATAGTAAACCTCCTGGGGCCACTTTCTTAAAGCCTTCAATATTCAATCGCTTATATCCCTGTACCGCTTTATGCCGCTTTTTCAGGCTTTTGGCATAGGCCGGTGGGTCAAGGACCATCACCTCGTATTTTTCTTCCGATTGCTGCAAAAATTTGAGCACATCTTGGGTGTACGCTCTATGCATTTCCCCCTCTAGACCATTAATTGCCACATTTTTGTTGAGCAAATCAATCGCTTTGGCCGATACATCTACAGAGTCTACCCGCTTGGCTCCCGCTTTTAAGGCATAAATCGAAAAACCACCCGAATAGCAAAAGGCGTTCAGTACAGTTTTCCCCTGAGCATAACGCCCCAAAAGCGCACGGTTTTCTCTTTGGTCCAAGAAAAAGCCCGTTTTCTGGCCCGTAATCCAGTTGACCTCAAACTTATGGCCGTTTTCTAGTACTTCAGCCAATCCACTTTCTCTTTCGCCATAAAGCAAACCATCTTCCAACTCTTGGGCATAAAGGGCCGGCAAACTTGCCTTACTTTTATCATAAACCGCCTGTAGCTTATCGCCCAAACAACGCTTGAGCGCCTCCACAATTTCATTGCGGCAGCGGTGCATCCCAATAGAATGCGCCTGAAAAACAGCCGTTCCCGCATAAAAGTCAATAATTAAACCCGGCAATCCATCTCCCTCGCCATGCAATAAGCGAAAACAGTTGGTCTCAGGGTCTTGGTCCAACCCCTCTATTTGCCGAACTTTCCAAGCCCGATTAAACTTTTGAGCCCAAAAATCAGCATCGGGCGCCAAGGGCTCATAACTAAATACCCGCACGGCAATGCTGCCATGATGATAGTGCCCAATGGCCAAAAATTCCCCATTGCTGCGGTGCAAGCTCACAATATCGCCATCTTCTACCTGCCCCTCAATGCGCTTGATGGCCCCAGAAAATAACCAAGGATGCTTGCGCAAAATGGCGCTCTCTTTTCCCGGCTTGATAAATACTTTCGGATAATATAATTTGTTCATTAGTTGTTTGTTGCTGTTCTGTTTCAAAGACTGTTTTTTTGGGGCTGCCCCGCCCTGCGGGCGGGTCGGGCTGTTTCGCAGCTCGCTATTCGCTCGGCCCTGCGCCGCCTTTGGCGGCTGGGTCTGGCCTAACGGCCACTGCTGTCCATCCCTCAGCCAAAAGAAAGGCGGCTAAAGCCGATCAGCGCCTTGGCCTAAAGGCAAAGGCCCAAAAATAGGCTTTTTAACGGCTATTGGCTAATCTCACGATCTATATTTTCTCTGGCCTGCTCCTCATATTGTTTCCTAAAGACCGCAGAGTAGTAAATTTGAGGACGATCCAGAAAGCTTTTCATGGCTTTTCGTCTGCCCTGCTTATAAAATAGGAAGTTGTACCAATTGACGTATTCTTTCTGCACAGCTTGGGCGTATTCTTCATAAATGGACCAGCTTTGGCCCAATATGGCCAAGTCAAAATCTAAAAATAAACGACAGTCGGGCTCATCGAGCAAAGGCGCATGCTTTTCTGTACTCAATATATATTGTTCGAGCTGTTTGCATTTTTCGGCCCCCAAGGGTTTGCGCAGCTGCTGCCGAGCAAATTGGGCCGAGAGCCGCTCATTGTCTTTAGACTTGGGGTTGTACTCGACATCATGAAAAAAAATGGCCATTTGGACCAAGGCTTTATCTTCTAGCTGGGCCTCCCACTGATCGGCCAGTTGTAGCAGATTGTACAAATGAGAAAGGTTGTGGTAATGCCGACCCCAATCGGCATAGGCCGCATAGAGCAAATCCCAGATGTCTTCTTGTTGCTTGGGCTTTATCGAATAAGCGCCAGCAGCCTCTTGCCATTTCTCTACTAAGTAGGCCTTTTGTTCTTCTTCTAAATATGGACTAATAATCATATTGTATGGTTTTGCGGCTAGCTTGGGCGGCCTAGCCGCCCCTGGCCAAAGGCCAGAACGGCTGAGCGCTGCGCAGGGGTGGCCGAAGGCCAGACCCAGGCGGCAAAGCCGCCGCAGGGCCGAGCAGACCTGCGAGCCCCGAAGCATAGCGACCCGCCCGCAGGGCGGGACTGCCCCAAAAAATTATTCATATACCTTGGCTTGTGCAGCCCTTACTCGGTCATTGTAAATATAGTTTTCTTGGGCCAATACCTCGACATAGGGGCGCATTTTTAGAATCAAACTGGCTTCTCCCATCTGCTCAAGCAAGTTTTTATAGGCCAACTGAAAATCATCCTCCAAACGCTTAGGCTGGCCCGCAAAAGCCGGGCGGTTGGCGCTGCCCTGCAATAAGGCCCGCAAATAAAGGCTTTTTTGCTCCTCAATCCAGTCCTTGAGCTCGTAATTGGGCAAACGCAATAAGAATTTATCCCAGCTAATTAAACGTGCCGCCAACTCCGTAATGGGCCGAATAATTTCCCCATCCTTTAGCACCGGCTCCTCGATGTCTTGGGCGTAAAGGTCCAGAAAAATACGCCCATTGGCCGGGGCAATGCGATAGACCCGCCGCTGAAATTTATCAATGTTCGGGACCAGCAATAGCTCGCCCTTGGGCCCCAAGGCAAAGGCCAAATACAATTGATCGAGCTCTCGCAAACTGGCATTTTGTTGCATATCTACAGAGCCATAGCGCTTGAGC
This genomic interval from Saprospira grandis contains the following:
- the fahA gene encoding fumarylacetoacetase, whose product is MASIIAAALKSWLPVQQNSDFPIQNLPFGVFKTTQSEARMATIIGDTVIDLQQLAKLGLFDDMDLDKTVFSQRYINDFMALGKAKTSAFRLRLAEIFAQDNQAMAQHAELRARALFPLDKVELLLPVKVGDYTDFYSSIEHATNVGTMFRDPDNALLPNWRHLPVGYHGRASSIVVSGTAIHRPKGQQKPNEGNPVFGPSKLLDFELEMAFVIGKENPLGKRVSTAQAEDYIFGLLLFNDWSARDIQKWEYVPLGPFLAKSFASTVSPWVVTLDAFEDMRVEGPEQDPEVLPYLQYEGKKNYNIELEVNLKTASGAEKTICQSNFKYMYWNMAQQLAHHTVNGCNVQVGDLCASGTISGKEPSSYGSMLELSWRGTRPIDMPDGSQRKFLQDGDELSLSGYGYNAEGIRIGFGPCTGKILPALD
- a CDS encoding class I SAM-dependent rRNA methyltransferase, which gives rise to MNKLYYPKVFIKPGKESAILRKHPWLFSGAIKRIEGQVEDGDIVSLHRSNGEFLAIGHYHHGSIAVRVFSYEPLAPDADFWAQKFNRAWKVRQIEGLDQDPETNCFRLLHGEGDGLPGLIIDFYAGTAVFQAHSIGMHRCRNEIVEALKRCLGDKLQAVYDKSKASLPALYAQELEDGLLYGERESGLAEVLENGHKFEVNWITGQKTGFFLDQRENRALLGRYAQGKTVLNAFCYSGGFSIYALKAGAKRVDSVDVSAKAIDLLNKNVAINGLEGEMHRAYTQDVLKFLQQSEEKYEVMVLDPPAYAKSLKKRHKAVQGYKRLNIEGFKKVAPGGLLFTFSCSQVVDEQLFYNTITSAAIEAGRQVRVLRRLSQPADHPVSMFHPEGSYLKGLLLHVE
- a CDS encoding HD domain-containing protein → MIISPYLEEEQKAYLVEKWQEAAGAYSIKPKQQEDIWDLLYAAYADWGRHYHNLSHLYNLLQLADQWEAQLEDKALVQMAIFFHDVEYNPKSKDNERLSAQFARQQLRKPLGAEKCKQLEQYILSTEKHAPLLDEPDCRLFLDFDLAILGQSWSIYEEYAQAVQKEYVNWYNFLFYKQGRRKAMKSFLDRPQIYYSAVFRKQYEEQARENIDREISQ